Below is a window of Salvelinus sp. IW2-2015 linkage group LG11, ASM291031v2, whole genome shotgun sequence DNA.
atgatctccgcatgtgtgattcccaccgtaaagcatggaggtggtgtgatggtgctttgctggtgacactgtcgtgatttatttagaattcaaggcacacttaaccagcatggcgaccacagcattctgcagcaatacgYCATCCCATGTGGTttaggcttagtgggactatcatttgtttttcaacaggacaatgacccaaaacacacctccaggcagtgtaaaggctatttgaccaaggagacctggcctccacaatcaccggacctcgacccaattgagatggtttgggatgagttggaccgcagagtgaaggaaaagcagccaacaagtgctcagcatatgtgggaactccttcaagactgttggaaaagcattccaggtgtagctggttgagaRAATgccgagagaatgccaagagtgtgcaaagccgtcatcaaggcaaagggtggStactttgaagaatctaaaatctaaactatattttgatttaacactttttttggttactacatgattgtgttatttcatagttttgatgtcttcactattattctacaatgtagaaaatagtaaaaacacagaaaaacccttgaatgagtaggtgtgtccaaacttgactggtactgtatttatttaacacttgTTGAAAACAAAAATTCACAACTAATAATTTACAGTGATTTCACAATTTCTCCTTCATAGCCAAGCCGGTCAGTTGTTCCtcttaattgaaaataattaaGCATAGATTAAACACCTCCAGATCTTCTGAGGACTGAGACCAATAAGAAAGGTAGTAAAGCTTAGTMGCAAAGTACAGGTAGTAAAGTTCTACTCTCCACAAATCAGCATTTTCACATTGCAATGTTTGCATCAATAAAAGGGAGAATGCACAGCACTTTAAAAAGCTAATTCCCTACTGCTTAATTTGCGAGATAAATTGTGAATTCATCTATGGAACAATAAACATAGTTCTGTTTATTTTTCAATCCAAGTGACCTCAATCAGTCCGGTCACAGTTTTGCTTTTAGCGCCACAATATTTTCACTCCTTATATTTACAAAAGTCACAAAATATAAATAAGTTGTATAAATATTGCATATAGGGTTTGGAAACACTTGCCCAACTACACACACAAATCCATTCAATGGGGAAGACTCACGTGTGAACTATTGAGATGCAGACAtcactactttaaaaaaaaaaagtgccctGACAAGTTTTGGGTGGAGTAACAAATATCCTGAGGTTAAACTAACGCGTGTTTTCAACACATGCTCTCTAgtctaaacacacatacacttgcaTGTGCAATTATGCTCTCTAgtctaaacacacatacacttgcaTGTGCAATTATGCTCTCTAgtctaaacacacatacacttgcaTGTGCAATTATGTTCTCTAgtctaaacacacatacactgcatGTGCAATTATGTTCTCTAgtctaaacacacatacacttgcaTGTGCAATTATGTTCTCTAgtctaaacacacatacacttgcaTGTGCAATTATGTTCTCTAGgtctaaacacacatacacttgcaTGTGCAATTATGTTCTCTAGTCTAACACAACATTACCACTGGTGCATGTGCAATTATGTTCTCTAgtctaaacacacatacacttgcaTGTGCAATTATGTTCTCTAgtctaaacacacatacacttgcaTGTGCAATAGGCAATACGGTTTCTAGCTGAAGTTTTCAAACAAGCTGAGATGTATTACAATCATTCCTATTCAACATTGACTGCATGCAATGAGACTGCACGTTAAAAGGGGGTGTGCAAAGGAATATTTTCCCATCCGGTCAGAGGCCAAGGAGGCTGATAGGGGACCTACGACAACACAgggactgtgtctgtgtggagttcTCATCCTTCCTTTAGTTTTCCTTCCAGGAATTCTTGGATCTTTTGCAGACTCTCTTCCTGCTGGCCCAGTGCATCCAGTAGAATACCTATTGGTGACTTCTTTAGCCCCACCCCCTCCATTTTATTCTCCAGTTTATTCTTCATGTTGCGAAGGCGAAATGAGGCATGTGCAAAGATCACTGAAATCCAAAGAAATAGATGCAGATTAATACTCTTAAATTTGCATGACACCTCTCTGCCTAGAACTAATGTGATGACATAATGAAGTGTAGGCTAAAAGAAACAATTAATACAAAAATAACGTACAGAGAAGAGGAAACGTGATCCCAAATATGAAGACCATGACGCCATCGAAGAGAGACATGAGGAAGTAGCTGGCAAGCATCACTGCCATGACAAATAATGTGGGGTTCTGCCTCTTAAAGTCCTTGATCATGGCCTTATTCTCTCCAGCCCACACTGAGCCCAGGAAGACCAACGACACCACCGCCATGCCCATGAACATCTCCATAGGGTTCAGGAACCTGCAGGGAAGCACAACATAATGAACGGGTAGGATCATACACTGGCTGGAACAGTGTGGAAGAGTTGAGCTTTCATACATTGTAGTCAGTGATACCATCTAGTGGTGAAAGACTGTCAATACATCAACATGACTTAAATTTTTCTAATGAAAATTTGTATTTCTACAAAACATTATTAATTAATAATCACAATAagagcaatttcaaagattatggTGACGTGTTACTGAAGTGAATCTACATCATCAAAAGATTACAAAGCAGTAACATTTACTATAACTGGCAAAAAAAATGGCCTAATGAAGGATGAGAGGAACTTTTAAACAGCAAGTAGTTTTGACATAGCCTATGAAGCAATGTTAGGGATGTTAGAATTCCCAATAGTTTGTCTCAGACTATATTCTAGAGTGTTGTTTTAGATCATACGACTCTCTGACGTTACATCTTCAGACTCAAATGGTGAGCTTTCCCCAACCCCcggttatttttatttattttattaaggaCAGCTTACTCTCTGTGCTCTATTCATCTCATATTCCTGTTATCTAGAACAGCAGCTGATAAGTGAGCAGGGATTAGGGGCTTAATAGCTGACCACCATAGCAACAGTGTGTCATCATAATCAAGTAGGTCTAGCCAAAATATGACTATTTTTAGAAACCCTAACTCCACATTTCTTAAGTGGAAACTCTTCCTCTTAAGTCATTTTTGTGATCAATTGTTAGTCATGTAGTCATGACGGGTTACATCTATGTTCCACCATTTGTGAAATAACAATGTCAAATCTGAGCAATTCTAGAAACAAATGAAGAAATTAGACACTAGCAAGGCCTTTATATCAATTTTCTAAAGTGATTGTGAAATTAAATGTGAACATCATAACAGAAAAGCTTAACTACATTTGCAATAAGACTTTGCAAGTCGAGTTTCAGGAGGATGCAAGACACAAGTCTCTCAACCTGTGAAGCGTGTCCACATCCTCTATGCCCAAAATAGGTCTGGAGACTTTGTTTTACCAATCATGCACTCAGTCTCCCTTGGCATTAGCCAAGATATAGCCGTATCATGCTGCCAATCTTCAGACATGGCAATAGTTGGAGAAAGCTCATTCAGATGAATTGTAAGAAATTACAAAATGCCAACATATGCTTTGGTAGAAATGAACATGGCAGGAAGCTCCTATGATTAGACTTTAAAGTGAGTCTCTCTGCACCCATAATTCACAAATGATACCCAACACTTTAATTTCAGGCTGGCATCAGTTAAAAGTACAATCTTGGATCTGGGAATATGTTCATTGGTCATAGGTTACCCATTGAAAATTCTTCTTTAAGAATGTATGCCTCAACTTTTAGCGCAACTGTTTTACCCTATCATAACCCAACATGTACTCCAttgttcacaacaacaaaaaacaagaagCACCAATAATGTAGGCCTCTATACCAAAACAAGTGGCGGGGCTGTCATTTTGCTCAAAAACGAATCCCAGATTGCAGCTTTTATAGACGTCAACACAACAGTTAAGGTGATGGCTAGAGTTAACATAGATGAATAGACTAGGTAATGGTGGCCTACTGTAAAGCAGATTTCCAGATATTTTATGTTGTCGATAGAAATTGTGGAAAGCGTCTCATGCTACTTACCCCACAATAAGGAAAACCATGACAGCCATCGCCAAATAGTTCGTCTGATAGTAAAGCAAGTTGTTGACAACCCTGTTGTTCCATTTAGGTAAATCTCTCACGTCTGGTTTAGCAAATCGGTCAGAACTTGGGAAGAAATCGTCCCAGGGTCTCAGCGGTGTGAGTTCTACCTTGGCCATTTTGCTACTGTATGAAGACTATGAAATATAATTAATATGCTTGTTGTAGGCTGCATAAAGTATTTCTGGCTACAGCAAAAGGAAGATTATGCTCAAATGTCATGAAAAAATACCCCTTCCATTTCTCGCGATAGCTTTCAAACCAACCAGtcaaccaatgatgtatataaaccaaTTATTTATATACACACTAGATGACTTTCTAAGGCACTATTTTGAAGCCAACTCGCCTCCATctcgcctccatcttggcactaccCCACCGGCGTAAACAAATATTTTGGAAggtatagaaatgcatttattattgtctaaatgtgttttttcccacGTGTATTCTattagacaccttaatgcatacgcTTAAATTCTATTATGTGagttaaacataaaaataaaacatgaatatatatatttttttcaaatgtccTTTATTAAGAGTGAGTATTACAATCCCAACTAAAAgaacaaaaaatacttaaatacatgtaattttgagACATgtaaaatgaaatactgtagaattccattcattcctatggaggactagTGCTAATATGTCTGACCGGTGGCTACAAAGCCTCTCACTGACCAATACAGCGCATCAGCAATCCACGGTTTATATCCAACTGTGTTGGAGTTGacatgtattggccattgagatgctttgaagccaccggtcggccatattggcactcccccaGTAGTGTTGTCGCGATACCAGAACTTTGACTTCAAcccgataccaggtttagtataaCGATACTCGATGCCATCATGATGCTAGATGCCATCAAGTAACTCAATACCAAAACAATACCACTACAAAAAGAAGGTGCTTTAGCCAAAGACGCAGAATGgaacttgatccagacagatcttTTGAAtttaatatcattacattttaaatgtatgatTTTTGAAGTATGCATTCATTAATCAATCTTACAATCGATttgactttgtttgttttttaccaaTCAAACTACATAACAACATAATGGtagtcatttatttgaatggtataTCTCTAGTATATTGATAAACTGGGAAAATAAAGacgtagcctaggcctattcataatacagtttaattcatattcaataggagtgtgtgcatgcattgatttattgagcttgttttggctgatttcatggggctatAATCTGTTTCCCTTCCATTTTGGGACTTATTTTTATTGTACTattcaacaacatttgcatagaagaagcaCGTTGTTTTGAACGAGGCATCAGTGGAGCAGGTATGGTGCTCTCACACTATAAGGGGGCATTTGCTGCACTGATAGACATGccactttcaaaacaactgggaactcagaaatctccaacttccgacttcaatgcgttcaagacaactgtaaACTCTGGGGGAAAAACAAGcaccgactgggaaaaatcgttttgaacggtcatccaactcggaattccaactcgggactTTCTGACATGAGGATCACTGACATCACGACCTCATATTTTTCAGAGTTTCCAGTAATCTTGAACGCACCAACATACTTGATCCTCTCCCAATCAGTAGATGACgtggacatttttttattttttatttaacctttatttaaccaggtaggcaaattgagaacacgttctcatttacaattgcgacctggccaagataaagcaaagcagttcgacacatacaacaacacatagttacacatggagtaaaacaaacatatagtcaataatacagtgaaaaaaataagtctatatacaatgtgagcaagtgaggtgagataagggaggtgaaggcaaacaaatatatgtataaataaatgaaaaatatacAAAGATGAGGAAGtgatacaacacagcaagtaacaaataaaataaaacactgaatggttggtttgcagtggaagaaagcgccaAAGACAGAAATAATGTGGCAAGgagcaaataaaaaat
It encodes the following:
- the LOC111969855 gene encoding PRA1 family protein 3-like translates to MAKVELTPLRPWDDFFPSSDRFAKPDVRDLPKWNNRVVNNLLYYQTNYLAMAVMVFLIVGFLNPMEMFMGMAVVSLVFLGSVWAGENKAMIKDFKRQNPTLFVMAVMLASYFLMSLFDGVMVFIFGITFPLLLIFAHASFRLRNMKNKLENKMEGVGLKKSPIGILLDALGQQEESLQKIQEFLEGKLKEG